Proteins from a genomic interval of Flammeovirgaceae bacterium SG7u.111:
- a CDS encoding two-component regulator propeller domain-containing protein gives MNFLYYLYYTLSSINRPFETTLKGLGLLSWLLVALSHSSKAEDLFFSTLSMKDGLPSNIMAGIAQDKHGFLWVATGGGLARYDGYDFDVFKKDISQNSLPSNELTAIVAQGGYVWVGSWGGLCKVNTETFEVTRIKLDSSEVVRTLHLGKNNILWVGTGNGLVRYELDSQTQTLFDKHNSALSHNMVRSLYEDDKGILWVGTYNGLNRLDPNTKKIRSIELDKPSIPENNLILDIKPFSTQADSLIWIGTETGIHLLNTHTFVIEKLSKEEIKFSNEVIKCVYTDAEEKLWLGTDFGLNIVDTKKNSLNVHFHNPKKPYSITSNVIWQIFEDAGGIIWFATSNGLARVNKHSNFYSFQEVSHSFDQLVIGNQVKSILIDSEGNYWLATQYGVELINKRTGKKTTFSTDSPSPRKILLNNVYALEEDIYGRIWIGTAGGINVWDKNTNTMTSITASDKNGLTSNYVGNFSQQPDGTLWVSYWHGGVFKIDGDFQTLENIRFIPVKNLSTGSEKHIFGRGYLWYNENDKLLKVDPSTLKATSVTAFDEVAANKTIYSIYFSNKGDLWATTSNGFIQYSPKYGRAEFYPINTGVEIILTSLIEDDNGNIWGSSNTSLLKISPNNYHIDIYPLDKNLPINNFYYGCAAIDKKGELIFGGDNGFIVFDPKNVVPNRYKPPVYITSLEVNNKKLFVSEENNLLIKDIPFTSSIELEYQERSVSFEFSSLFFWQPETNFYAYKLEGFDEDWKYVSGAKNIASYSKLPVGNYIFKVKGSNNFGDLNGNEASLSLTVSPPFFLSKFFIAAYIILAVLAIYYALRIYSQRVHLKNELKITLLENEHAKEIEKTKEHFFTNISHELRTPISLILPPIHEIQKGGDLNEKNENLISLAEKNSRRLLKLVNQILDFNKIETDTLQLNVSQVEMVSFCQEVVSLFTDKAKRHDIELTFSNKIPEQTTWVDAEKIETVLFNLLSNAFKFTPNGGKVELTIDIDEASQELKEGAIVFKISDTGIGISPEEQTKIFERFYQTKDGKKMGSSSGIGLTLAAEYVELHHGSIKVESEVDQGTTFTALLPLGTKHLPMETIDSNENINLLAKKSVHGRKGGSTQFQFDLESDKPLVLLIEDNNDIVEFIRNSLSHKYNFISAENGEEGLVKANSFLPQVIVSDIMMPIMDGLTFCGKVKENPKTSHVGIILLTAKSLTSQRVEGIRKGADAYITKPFEIDLLEAYIDHLIHRTEELTNYFNNELIRLPSDPDAMNNEDTKFVKQVMDIIEANISNSNLSVEMISNEMAMSSTHLYRKLKATTDHSANEIIKKYRLKKASILLQNKEGNITDIMYDVGFSSLSYFSKCFKAEYGLPPKKYQENMGKKTVF, from the coding sequence ATGAATTTTCTCTATTATTTATATTACACCCTATCTTCCATTAACCGCCCTTTCGAAACTACGTTGAAAGGGCTGGGGCTACTCTCATGGCTTCTTGTAGCCCTAAGCCATAGCAGTAAAGCCGAAGACTTGTTTTTTTCCACATTATCAATGAAAGATGGGCTTCCTTCCAATATTATGGCGGGAATTGCCCAAGATAAGCATGGGTTCCTCTGGGTAGCTACAGGTGGTGGGTTGGCAAGATACGATGGCTATGACTTCGATGTTTTCAAGAAAGATATATCCCAAAATTCATTACCCTCCAACGAGCTCACTGCAATAGTGGCACAGGGAGGTTATGTTTGGGTAGGGAGCTGGGGTGGGTTGTGCAAAGTCAACACCGAAACTTTTGAAGTCACCCGCATAAAACTAGATAGCTCTGAAGTGGTACGGACGCTCCATTTGGGAAAGAATAATATCCTTTGGGTAGGAACTGGAAATGGACTGGTTCGCTATGAACTGGACTCTCAAACGCAGACACTTTTTGACAAACACAATAGCGCACTGAGCCATAATATGGTCCGAAGCCTTTACGAAGACGATAAAGGAATACTCTGGGTGGGTACTTACAATGGGTTGAACAGGCTAGACCCAAATACAAAAAAGATTCGCAGCATTGAACTGGACAAACCAAGCATTCCTGAAAACAACTTGATACTGGACATTAAGCCTTTTTCTACCCAAGCAGATTCTTTAATTTGGATAGGTACCGAAACAGGCATTCACCTTCTTAATACACATACATTTGTAATAGAAAAATTAAGCAAGGAAGAAATTAAATTTAGCAACGAGGTTATTAAATGTGTTTATACCGATGCGGAAGAAAAGCTATGGCTTGGAACTGATTTCGGTCTCAATATAGTAGACACAAAAAAGAATAGCCTCAATGTCCATTTCCATAACCCAAAGAAACCCTATTCAATTACCAGCAATGTTATTTGGCAAATTTTTGAAGATGCTGGCGGCATCATCTGGTTTGCCACTTCCAATGGACTGGCTCGGGTAAACAAGCACAGTAATTTCTATTCTTTCCAAGAAGTCTCGCACAGTTTTGACCAATTGGTTATTGGGAATCAGGTAAAGTCAATTTTGATTGATTCTGAAGGCAATTACTGGTTGGCCACCCAATACGGTGTGGAACTTATAAATAAGCGTACTGGAAAAAAAACGACATTTAGCACGGACTCCCCTAGCCCTCGGAAAATCTTGCTCAACAATGTTTATGCCCTAGAAGAGGATATTTACGGACGGATATGGATAGGTACAGCAGGGGGAATAAACGTTTGGGATAAAAACACCAATACGATGACCAGCATAACGGCATCGGACAAAAATGGGCTTACGTCCAACTATGTAGGAAATTTTTCCCAACAACCCGACGGTACACTTTGGGTAAGCTATTGGCATGGTGGAGTCTTCAAAATAGATGGAGACTTCCAAACCCTTGAGAACATCCGTTTTATACCTGTAAAAAACTTAAGTACTGGCTCTGAAAAGCATATTTTTGGAAGAGGGTATTTATGGTATAATGAAAATGACAAACTACTAAAAGTTGACCCTTCTACCCTCAAGGCAACATCGGTAACGGCATTTGATGAAGTTGCTGCAAACAAAACAATTTACAGTATTTATTTTTCCAATAAAGGAGATTTATGGGCAACCACAAGCAACGGTTTCATCCAGTATTCCCCAAAATACGGCAGAGCAGAATTTTACCCAATAAACACAGGGGTTGAAATTATCCTCACTAGTTTGATAGAAGATGACAATGGGAATATATGGGGTTCGTCAAACACCTCATTACTAAAAATATCTCCCAACAATTATCATATTGATATTTACCCGCTCGATAAGAACCTCCCTATCAACAACTTTTATTATGGGTGCGCTGCTATTGACAAAAAGGGAGAATTGATTTTTGGAGGTGACAATGGATTTATCGTTTTTGACCCAAAAAACGTTGTGCCCAACCGTTACAAACCTCCGGTTTATATTACCAGCTTAGAAGTCAACAACAAAAAATTATTTGTAAGCGAGGAAAACAATCTCCTTATTAAAGACATTCCCTTCACGTCGTCTATAGAGCTAGAATACCAAGAAAGATCTGTTTCTTTCGAATTCTCTTCCTTGTTTTTCTGGCAACCAGAAACAAATTTTTACGCCTACAAGCTCGAAGGATTTGACGAAGATTGGAAATATGTATCGGGGGCAAAAAATATTGCAAGCTACTCAAAATTGCCCGTAGGAAACTACATATTCAAAGTAAAAGGATCTAATAACTTTGGGGACCTGAATGGAAACGAAGCTTCGCTGAGCCTTACCGTCTCCCCACCGTTTTTCCTCAGCAAATTCTTCATTGCTGCTTATATTATCCTTGCCGTTCTAGCAATTTATTATGCACTTCGCATCTATTCGCAACGGGTACACCTCAAAAATGAGCTAAAAATCACACTTCTCGAAAATGAGCATGCCAAGGAAATTGAAAAAACGAAGGAGCATTTTTTTACAAATATTTCGCATGAACTGAGAACACCAATTAGCCTGATATTGCCGCCCATCCATGAAATACAAAAAGGTGGAGATCTGAACGAGAAAAACGAAAACCTGATCTCCCTTGCGGAAAAAAATTCAAGAAGACTCTTGAAGCTAGTGAACCAAATCTTGGATTTCAACAAAATAGAAACCGATACTCTTCAACTCAATGTATCACAAGTCGAAATGGTGTCGTTTTGCCAAGAAGTAGTTTCCCTATTTACCGACAAGGCTAAGAGGCACGATATTGAGCTTACTTTCAGCAATAAAATCCCTGAGCAAACTACATGGGTAGATGCCGAAAAAATAGAAACTGTTCTTTTCAACCTTTTATCCAACGCATTCAAATTCACCCCAAACGGAGGCAAAGTGGAACTAACAATCGACATAGATGAAGCAAGCCAAGAGCTAAAAGAAGGGGCAATTGTATTTAAAATAAGCGATACTGGAATTGGTATTTCTCCCGAAGAACAAACGAAGATTTTTGAGCGGTTTTACCAAACGAAAGATGGAAAAAAAATGGGATCGAGCAGTGGGATTGGGCTTACCCTCGCCGCTGAATATGTAGAGCTCCACCATGGCAGCATAAAAGTAGAAAGCGAAGTAGACCAAGGGACAACGTTCACCGCCCTCTTGCCACTGGGCACAAAACATTTGCCTATGGAGACCATAGACTCGAATGAAAACATTAACCTGCTGGCAAAAAAATCGGTACATGGCAGGAAAGGTGGCTCTACCCAATTTCAATTCGACCTAGAATCTGACAAGCCTTTGGTCTTGCTCATTGAAGACAACAATGATATTGTAGAATTCATCAGAAATAGCCTAAGCCACAAATATAATTTTATTTCGGCTGAAAACGGCGAGGAAGGCTTAGTAAAAGCCAATAGTTTTTTACCCCAAGTGATAGTCAGCGATATTATGATGCCCATTATGGACGGGCTTACTTTCTGTGGAAAAGTGAAGGAAAACCCCAAAACAAGCCATGTAGGCATTATTTTGCTCACGGCAAAAAGCCTCACCTCCCAAAGGGTAGAGGGAATTAGAAAAGGGGCAGATGCCTATATTACCAAACCTTTTGAAATTGACCTACTTGAAGCCTATATAGACCATCTTATCCACCGAACAGAAGAACTAACCAACTACTTCAATAATGAGCTGATCCGCTTGCCCTCAGACCCTGACGCTATGAACAATGAGGACACCAAATTTGTAAAACAGGTGATGGATATAATAGAAGCCAACATCTCCAATTCGAACCTATCCGTGGAAATGATCAGCAATGAGATGGCAATGAGCTCCACTCATTTGTACCGAAAACTAAAAGCGACTACCGA